The stretch of DNA GACTATCAGCAGAAAGCAAATTTATAACATTTGCATTAAGCTGTGATATTTGTCCATCTTTGATAGCCTGATAGCTTACGCCAACGCCCATCTTTTCTAACACAAACGATATTATTATCGTAATAATCGAAAGATAGATAAAAAGCATAGTTGGATTTGGCAATTTGTTACCAAAATTTTCGATAAAACTTAAGATTGAACTATTATTTTTTTTATTCATTTTTCCTAACCCAAAATAGATATAAAAATTTTTATCTCGTCGCTGCCGTAAAGCTCAAAATCCGTTTTATAAGCTCTTTTTGACTCACTACTTTCAAAATACTTCCAAATTTCACCCCAAAATTTTGCAACATTTTGTGGCTCTCTTGCAAAACTAAAAACGGCGTATTTGCCACTTTTTATCTCTAGAATTTCATCACTTTTGTGACTTAATCTTGTGCCGATGAAGTTATCGTAATGTCCGTTAAGATCGCTTTCATAGTTGCAGTAAACGCTATAAATTTCACTATTGCCATCATAGTACTCTCTCATAAATTTAGACCATAAAGCTGGAATTTTACCCTTGCCGCCTATCTCATCTTCATTTTTAGTGCGAGTTTTTACTCCGTAAATTTCAAAGCTATCCTCTAAATTTATAATCTTCATAAACTACTTTTGCCCGTTAAAATTTTCAACCGCTTGGTTCCACATGAGCTTGTATTTTCGTTTTAGAAATTCAACTTCATCTTGTGAAATTTTAAGCTGTTTTGTGAGCGTCTCGACTGTTTTTCTATCCTCGTCATAGAGCTCTTGCATCGAAATGAGCGCCTCTTTTAAAAATTTATTCTCATTTCTTAGGGTTTCAAGCGTCTCATCCTTTGCGTCAAGCACTTTTTCGTGTAAATTTAATATCGTTCCAATCGTCTTTTCAACAAAGCTGATACCATCTTGGCTTTGCGGCTGCAAGGATAAATTTTGCGAAACACTAGGCACCACACTCATTGTTCCTTCGCTCGCTTCTATCAAAATTTCTCCATTTTCCTCTTTGGTTTTCAAAACGCCACGATTTATCATATCTTCGATAACTTCACGCTCCAAGTGCACAAGTTTGCAAAATTCATCAACTCCAAGATAGGTCTGCACCGCTTCTCCTTTTTACAGTATCACTTCAACCTTTGAAGAATCTTCCTCTAAAGCCTTTATTTTCGCCTCTCTGTCAGCTTTTAGAGCACTTGCCAGACCATCATCTTCAAGAGCTAAAATTTGCACCGCCAAATAGGCCGCATTTATAGCACCAGCCTTGCCGATAGCTAGAGTTGCCACTGGCATGCCACTTGGCATTTGCACAGTTGAGTAAAGTGCATCAACGCCACTTAGAGCCGAGCCTGCCATTGGTATGCCTATTACTGGTTTTGTTGTATTTGCAGCGATCGCACCAGCTAGGTGAGCCGCCATACCAGCAGCTGCAATAAAGACTTTTGCACCCTTTTTCTCAGCATTTGCGACGTACTCACTAGTTCTTTTTGGACTTCTGTGAGCTGAGCTGATTATCAGTTCATATTTTACGCCAAATTTTTCAAGAGTTTTTGCCGCCTCGCTAACGATCTCATAGTCGCTTTTACTTCCCATTATAATAGAAACAAATTTCATATTTTCTCCCTTAAAAAGCTAAATTTTGGTAGCTTAATACCAAGACTTATCTCGTTTTCATTGCCGCTATGAATTTCACTCATAACCTTGCCTTTTTTGGTAATGAGCTGTTTAAATTTGATAAATTTCTTACCATCTTGTGAATAAATCTTTGAGATTTCATTTTCACTATCTTCTATAACCGATCCAATAGGAGCCACGATCTCATAGCTGTTGCCTGGAAAAATTTTATATTTACACTTAAAAAATTCGCCATCTTCGCTTATTGCATTTACCTGATGTGTGCCTTCTTCTAGGCTGATAACGTGATTTTGTGTATCTATTCTCTCATAAGGCCTATGCACCAAATATCCATCCGTAAAGCCGCGGTTTTTTAGTGTATTTATCTCATTTTCATAAATTTGTGCGTCAAATTTATCATCCATGGCATCATCTATCGCCATTTTATAGGCTCTTGCTGTGCAGGCTGCATAATACTCGCTCTTTGTGCGACCTTCTATTTTTAGGCTATCTATTACGCCGCTATCAACGATCTCTTTGATGTGTGAGATGAGGCAAAGATCCTTTGAGTTCATGATGTGAGTGCCGTTTTCATCCTCTTCTAAGCGGAAAAGCACGCCACTCTCTTCGTTTTTAGCGTAAAGTTCATACTTAAACCTACAATCATTTGCACAGCTGCCGCGATTTGACATACGTCCACTTTGCACTGAGCTTACCAAACACCTGCCAGAGTAGGCAAAGCACATCGAGCCATGGACAAAAATTTCAATGTCAAGAGTTGGAATTTCTTCTTTTATCCTTATGACATCTTTTAAATTCATCTCGCGAGCGACAACTATTCGTTTTGCGCCCATATCATGATAAATTTTTGCATCAAGCACGTTCATAACGTTTGCCTGAGTTGAGAGATGTATCTCGATATCAGGAGCGATGGCTTTTGCTAGACTCATGACTCCTGGAGTTGCGATAATAAAGGCATCTGGCTTCATCGCTGAGATGGTTTGCAAGTGCCTTTTTAGTGGCT from Campylobacter concisus encodes:
- a CDS encoding GyrI-like domain-containing protein: MKIINLEDSFEIYGVKTRTKNEDEIGGKGKIPALWSKFMREYYDGNSEIYSVYCNYESDLNGHYDNFIGTRLSHKSDEILEIKSGKYAVFSFAREPQNVAKFWGEIWKYFESSESKRAYKTDFELYGSDEIKIFISILG
- a CDS encoding DUF3972 domain-containing protein — protein: MQTYLGVDEFCKLVHLEREVIEDMINRGVLKTKEENGEILIEASEGTMSVVPSVSQNLSLQPQSQDGISFVEKTIGTILNLHEKVLDAKDETLETLRNENKFLKEALISMQELYDEDRKTVETLTKQLKISQDEVEFLKRKYKLMWNQAVENFNGQK
- the purE gene encoding 5-(carboxyamino)imidazole ribonucleotide mutase, producing MKFVSIIMGSKSDYEIVSEAAKTLEKFGVKYELIISSAHRSPKRTSEYVANAEKKGAKVFIAAAGMAAHLAGAIAANTTKPVIGIPMAGSALSGVDALYSTVQMPSGMPVATLAIGKAGAINAAYLAVQILALEDDGLASALKADREAKIKALEEDSSKVEVIL
- a CDS encoding peptidase U32 family protein, translating into MLKRPELLSPAGNLTKLKIALEYGADAVYGSVASFSLRTRSAREFNLETFKEAIDYTHAKGKKFYATINAFPFNSQIEPLKRHLQTISAMKPDAFIIATPGVMSLAKAIAPDIEIHLSTQANVMNVLDAKIYHDMGAKRIVVAREMNLKDVIRIKEEIPTLDIEIFVHGSMCFAYSGRCLVSSVQSGRMSNRGSCANDCRFKYELYAKNEESGVLFRLEEDENGTHIMNSKDLCLISHIKEIVDSGVIDSLKIEGRTKSEYYAACTARAYKMAIDDAMDDKFDAQIYENEINTLKNRGFTDGYLVHRPYERIDTQNHVISLEEGTHQVNAISEDGEFFKCKYKIFPGNSYEIVAPIGSVIEDSENEISKIYSQDGKKFIKFKQLITKKGKVMSEIHSGNENEISLGIKLPKFSFLREKI